One Natronolimnobius sp. AArcel1 genomic region harbors:
- a CDS encoding helix-turn-helix domain-containing protein, with protein sequence MSIDRNTFENTSEEELADLSGPDQVLGFLAVHNDQAFKAHEIVSRIGINEGTVSTALSRLKDRGLVEHKATYWAITKDSERLEGYSGYKRATTLFNDQLGEENKESWREHAPEEPHPSVENEQ encoded by the coding sequence ATGTCCATCGATCGAAACACCTTCGAAAACACGAGTGAGGAAGAACTCGCGGATCTTTCGGGGCCGGATCAAGTCCTCGGGTTTCTCGCTGTCCACAACGACCAGGCGTTTAAGGCCCACGAGATTGTGTCCCGGATCGGGATCAACGAGGGGACGGTTAGCACTGCCCTCTCGCGGTTGAAGGATCGTGGCCTGGTTGAACATAAAGCAACGTACTGGGCGATAACCAAAGATAGTGAGCGACTTGAGGGGTACAGTGGCTACAAACGGGCGACCACCCTGTTCAACGACCAACTCGGAGAGGAGAACAAAGAGTCCTGGCGCGAACACGCCCCTGAAGAGCCACATCCGAGTGTGGAGAACGAACAGTGA
- a CDS encoding type II toxin-antitoxin system PemK/MazF family toxin — MDYNRGDVVIATDTFKENSGGRPFLIISTEETPFHGEQYITLALTTRTWHEERIPIEESDWLDGGAPRSSSLTPWSVNSISSDEIDSKQGTLMEPIITTATEQLSAYILDQ; from the coding sequence ATGGATTACAATCGAGGTGATGTCGTCATTGCCACCGATACGTTCAAGGAAAATTCCGGTGGACGCCCGTTTTTGATCATCAGCACCGAAGAGACCCCGTTCCACGGAGAACAATATATTACACTCGCACTCACAACGAGGACCTGGCACGAGGAACGAATCCCAATCGAGGAGTCCGATTGGCTCGACGGAGGGGCACCAAGATCAAGTTCACTCACGCCGTGGTCAGTGAACTCAATTAGCTCCGATGAGATCGACAGCAAACAAGGGACACTCATGGAACCGATCATCACAACGGCGACAGAGCAACTCTCTGCGTACATCCTCGATCAATAA
- a CDS encoding winged helix-turn-helix domain-containing protein, whose product MPIDIETFDESSETELEGETNAERIITFLARNDDKAFTPSEIADGAGIKRGSVSTVLSRLEDANLVRHKGEYWAIGDMDRVRDAYDFHKTVQRLNDQYGEEDLEEWKEHAVEGE is encoded by the coding sequence ATGCCAATCGATATCGAAACCTTCGACGAGAGTTCTGAAACTGAACTCGAGGGAGAGACAAATGCAGAGCGGATCATCACGTTTCTGGCCCGGAACGATGATAAGGCGTTTACACCATCCGAAATAGCTGATGGGGCAGGCATAAAGCGGGGATCAGTCAGCACCGTCTTGAGTCGTCTCGAGGATGCAAATCTGGTTCGGCACAAGGGAGAATACTGGGCAATTGGGGATATGGACCGCGTCCGTGATGCGTATGACTTCCACAAGACCGTTCAACGACTGAACGACCAGTATGGTGAAGAGGACCTCGAGGAGTGGAAGGAGCACGCAGTTGAGGGCGAATAA